In Novosphingobium kaempferiae, the DNA window AGCCGCGTGCCGTCCTTCGCGATGCCCTGATGCACCGCACGCACGAAGTCCGCGTCGGTCCAGGTGCCGATGCCGGTTTCCTTGTCCGCAGTGATGTTCGGAGAATAGAGCGTGCCGAAAGGCGTGCGGAATGCGCGACCACCGGCATAGGGGGTGCCGCCGGTGGTAGTGTGGCACGCGGCGCAGTCGGCAGCCTCGGTGATGTACTTACCCCGTTCGACGAGGCTGGCATTGCGCAGCTGTGCTGGCACGCCAACGGGGCTCGGTCCTCCGTATTCTGCCAGGGAGACGTTCCTGCCCCCGACGAAGCTGAACGGCCCCGGCGGCAGCATATGCCACGTGAGCGGCGCGCCGATCACGACCGCAGCGGCGGCACCGACACCGAGGATGATCTTCCAGCGCCGGGTCATGGCCGCGCCTCCTTCGCGATCAGAGCGCGTTCTGCGGGCATCCTGCGCAGCGGCACGCCGGTGGCATCGTAGATCGCGTTGCGCAGCGCAGCAACGGAGGCGGTGGTGCCGGTCTCGCCAAGCCCTCCAGGAAGCTCGGCGCTGGGAATGATGTGAACCTCGATCGGCGGGGTCTGGTCGATCCGCAAGGCGCGGTAGTCGTGGAAGTTGGACTGTTCGACGCGGCCGTTCTTCAGCGTGATCTCACCATATAGACCCGCCGTCAGGCCGTAGATCAGGCCGCCCTGCATTTGCGCGATCACGGAGTTGGGATTGACCACCACACCGGTGTCCACGCAGGTGATGACCCGACGCAACTTGATCTCGCCATAGTCGTCCACTTCGCATTCGACCACGGTGGCGATGAAGCTCCCGAAGGAGTTCTGGACGGCCACCCCACGGCCACACCCGGGCGGCAGCATTGTTCCCCAGCCCGATTTCTCGCGCGCGAGGTCGAGCGCGGCCAGAGCGCGCGGCGCCTTGCCGAGATGTGCACGGCGGAACTCGATGGAATCGACCTTCTCCCGCCGCGCCAGTTCCTCGATGAAGCTTTCGATGGCGTAGACGTTGTTGTTGGGGCCAACGCCGCGCCACCATCCGGTATGGACGCCGGGAGGCTCCTCCTGCACGAATTCGACGCGCATGTTGGGAATGTCGTAAGGCATGTCGTGCGCGCTTTCTACGCCATCGACATCCACGCCGTCCTTGAAGACCACGGGCGCGAAGCGGGCGGTGATCGCAGACCCCGCGACCTTGTGCTTCCATGCCGTGATCTTTCCGTTCTGCACGCGCGCGGAAAGCGTGTCGTGATAGCATGGGCGGAAGTAGTCGTGCCGCACGTCCTCCTCGCGCGTCCAGACGACCTTGACCGGCCCTTCCACTTCCCTCCCGATCCGCGCGGCATATCCTGCCATGTCGGGTTCGAGCTTGCGCCCGAAACCGCCGCCGATGAGGTGCTGGTTGATGTGGACCTTCTCGCGCGGGATGCCGGCGACCTTGGCAACGGTATCCCGCACCCGGGTCATCACCTGCGTACCGATCCAGATCTCGGCCTCTCCGGGGCGCATATGCACCGTGCAGTTGATCGGCTCCATGCAGGTATGGGCGAGGAAAGGCATCTCGTACTCGGCGGTGAATACGTCACCGTCCTCGAAGGCCTTGGCAACATCGCCGTCGTTGCGGGCCACGCCGCCGTCACGCTTGCTGGCGTTGCGCAGCCGGTCCCAGATCATCGCGGTATCGACCCTGGCGTTCGAGCCCTCGTCCCATCGAATGTCGAGCGCGTCGAGCCCACGCTTGGCCGCCCACATGTGATCGCCGACGACCGCAACAACGTCGTCGAGCACCACGACCTGCCGCACGCCGGGAATGTCCTTGATGCCGCTGCGATCGACATTGACAACGCGACCGCCGAGCACGGGACTGATCCGCAGCGTCGCGAACTTTACGCCCGGCGGCATGGCGTCGATGCCGTATATGACTTTCCCGTCGGTCTTCGGCGGCGTGTCGAGGCGGTGCAGCGGCTTGCCGATCAGGCTGAAGGTGTCCCGTGTCTTGAGCACCGGGTCTTCGGGCACGGAAAGTCCTGCCGCGCGGTCGATCAGGCTGGCGTAAGGCAGGCGTCGCCCGGAGGCGTCGTGGATGACAACACCCTTCTCGGTGCGCAGGCTCGATGCCGTGACGCCAAGCTTACCCGCCGCCGCTGCGACGAGGCAGGCCCGCGCCCCCGCCCCGGCCTTGCGCAGAGGCATCCAGAACGCACGGACCGACGTGGAGCCGCCGGTGATCTGTTCCTGCAGGAGCGGATTGGCGTAAAGTGCCTTGTCCTCTGGCGCGTGCTCGACCTTCACGCTTGCCCAGTCCGCGTCGAGTTCTTCGGCAAGGACCATCGCCAGCGCCGTGTAGATGCCCTGTCCCATCTCGACCTGTGGGATGATGAGCGTCACGCTGCCGTCGCGAGCGATCCGGATGAAGCCGTTGCGCGCCAGCGTTGCACCTTCGGCCTCGCTGCGGCCCGAGAGCGGGAGTTGCAGCGCCACCACGAGCGCGCCACCGGTGGCGAGCGCCAGAACCCCGCGCCGGGTGACGCGTGCGGCTTGTCCGATCGTGTCAGGTTGCGCGGCCATGTCAGACGCCCGCCGCTGCATGCTTGATCGCCTCGCGGATGCGCACGTAAGTGCCGCAGCGGCAGATATTGCCGGCCAGAGCGGCGTCGATGTCGCTGTCGTCCGGGTGTGGAATGTCCCTGAGCAATGCCGCCGCCGCCATGATCTGTCCGGACTGGCAATAGCCGCACTGGATGACTTCCAGGTCCAGCCAGGCCTTCTGGACGCGGGCGCCGTCAGGCTCCTCCCCGATGGCTTCGATGGTGGTGATGGCGCGAGATCCCACCGTGCCGACCGGCAGGACGCAGGAGCGTACCGGACGACCATCCATGTGGACAGTGCAGGCGCCGCACTGGGCGATGCCGCAACCGTACTTCGTCCCAGTCAGGCCGAGCACGTCGCGCAGCACCCAGAGCAGTGGCATGTCGGGTGGAACGTCAGCCTGCCGCGCTTCCCCGTTTATGGTCAGTGCAATCATCGCGAGACCTCGAACCTGCACGGCTCGCCGGCCACCCGGACACCCTTGTCTGTAGCCCCGCTTGCCTGCACGCCGAGTTTAGTCCTTATGTGTCCAAGAGCGAGGTTAAACTTCGTGAATCGCCGTAAATCCGGCGACGTAGGGCCTATCTGCGCTCGCCCGTCACCTCGCCGAGAGAAGTTTCTGATAGTGGTGGAGCATCTTGCCACCCTCCTCCGAGTGCGAGGAACAACCTCACCTGAAGATCAGAGACCCGCGCGGTCGCCTCGGCCAGCGCCGCGTCCGCCTGGATCAGCGTGCGCTCGGCGTCGAGGGTGTCGATGAACTGGCCGACGCCGCCCCGGTAGAGCCGTTCCGTATTGCGGGCCGCGACAGCGGCCTCCTGCCGCGCGTCCCGAAGGCTGCGCTCGGTATCGAGTTGCCGGGCCAGCGCGGATAGCGAGGTCTCCGTTTCCCGCAACGCCGTGAGAACAGTGCCGTCGAACAGGGCAAGCCGCTCACGCGCAAGCGCGTTCGATTCCGCGATGCCGGCGCGCGCGGCGCGGGTGTTGGGGAACGTCCATTGCACCAGCGGCCCGAGGCCCCAACGAAAGGCGCGGTCGCGCACGATGTCGCTGCTCCGCGTCGCGACGATGCCCACCTGGCCGCCGAGCGTGATGGAGGGATAGAGCGCGCTCGTCGCGACCCCGATCCGCGCGACCGACGCGGCCAGGCGCCGCTCAGCCTGCCGGACATCGGGACGGCGGGCCAGCAGCGAGGCCCCGTCGCCGACGGGGATCGGATCGCGGATCGCGGGAGGCACCGCGCATTGCGCAACAGCCACGGGGAACGCTTCGGGCGGATCGCCGACAAGCGTTGCCAAGAAGTAGAGGCCGGCCCTCTGCCTCGCGACATAGACCGGAAGGCTCGCCTCGGTCTGCGCCAGCAGCGCCTTTGCGCGCACCACATCGTTGATGCCCGCTATCCCGCCCCTGAACCGGCGCTGCGTCACCGAGACGATGTTGCGGGCAAGGGTTATGGAGCGGTTGGTGACCGCGATCTGGTTGCCTGCCGCGCAGACCGCTGCATAGGCCCCCGTCACCGAGGCTGCGACGTTCACGCGGGTGAGATCGAGCGCTGCATGGGCCACCTCGACATCCGCCGTACCAGCCTCGATCCCGCGCTTGATGCGTCCGAACAGGTCGAAGTCGTAGGAGACCGACTGACCCCAAGCGAAGACAGGGCCGGGATCGAGCGCGCTCGACGCGCCGACCTGATCGGCCGAGGCCTGTCCGTAAGTCGTGCTGGCGGACAACCCGGTCTGGACAGTGCGTTCGACCTCGATGGCGCGGAGGCCCGCCTCGGCGGCTTCCAGGCTGGCCAGCGCGGCGCGCAGATCGGTATTGCGCCGCATCGCCTTGTCCACCAGCCCGTCGAGTTCCGGCGCTTCGTAGAGACGCCACCACTGCGCCGGTGGCTCTGCGGTCAGATACTCGGGCGCGGCGGCTTCCAGCAGTGACGGTGCAGTGGCAGGCGACGTCAGGGTCGCCGGAGGACGGTAATCCGGGCCGGAAGAGCACGATGCCGCCAGTCCCAGCACCGCAAGCGCGGTGTGGCGCGCCTTCATCGCCCGGACGCCGGTGCCGCAGGCGGAGCGAGCGAAGCCTTCTTGGCGGGCTTATCCGTCGGATGCGTGGTCGGCAGCACGATAACGCTGGCGGTGCGTCCGGCAACCAGCCTCATGCCTTTTGGCACCTTGTCGATCACTAGTCGCACCGGCACCCGCTGGGCGAGCCGGATCCACGAGAACGTCGGATTCACGTTCGGCAGCGTTCCGGCGCGGGCGGTATCCTCGCGGTCGGTGATGCCTGCAGCCATACTGACGACGTGCCCGTAGAGTGGCCGCGTATCGCCCAGCAGCACGATCCGCGCGCGGTCTCCGGTGTGGATGCGGTGGAGCTTGTTCTCCTCGAAATAGCCCAGCACGTAGTAGCTGGACGTATCCAGCAATGCGAAACGTGCGGCGCCACTCGTCACGTAGTCGCCCGGTCGCATTGTGAGCCCGGTGACGTAGCCGTCCACCCGGGCGCGCACGTCGGAGCGGTCGAAGTTTATCCGGGCGACGCGGCGATCGGCCTGCGCCTGCCGCAGCGCCGCGCGGGCGACGTCGGCGGCGGTGACGTGCTGGTCGCGCTCCTCGCGGCTGACAAGATCGCCCAGCGCGATGTAGCGCCCTTGTTCACGCGCGGCATTGGCCAGTGTCGCCTGCGCCCTTGCAACGGCAGCGTCTGCCTGTTCGAGTTGGGCTGCGAAGCGCTCCTTGTCTACCACGAAGAGCACCGTCCCGGTCTTCACGAACTGGTTATCGTGGACCAGGATCTGCGTGACGAGGCCGGAAACGTCGGACGCGACTTCCACGCTGTCCGCGCGGATCTTGCCGTCGCGCGTCCATGGGTCGTTCTCATAGCGCCGCCACAGGTAGATAAGCGCGATCACCGCCGCGCCGAGGAAGAGCAGCGTCAGCACGACGCGCCCGATGTCTGTCGCCACGCGCGTCATGTGGAGATGCCCACGAAGGGCAGCCAGCCCGCCGCCGCCAGAAGGATGCAGAAGATCGAGACCTCCACCAAGGGCCTGTTCCAGGTCAGTCGATAGAAGCCGATGCGCACCAGCAGCATCGACAGCAATGTGGTCCCGATCAGCGCCAGCACGCAGGCGGCGACGATCGGGGAGAACAGGACGCCGCCGATGAGCAGTTCGTTGTTCATGCCGCCTGCCCATCCTGCGAAAATGCGGGCGGCGCGGTGAGCGACAGGCGCAGGCCCACCAGTCCGGCGAGCATCTGCGTCCGCGCGGGGCCGGGAGGCTCGGCGAGTGCGGCGCGGCAGGCTACCTCAACCTGCCCCAGCAACTGCTCGCGTCCCGGCTCCGGCTGCCCTTCGCACAGCGCGGCGAAACCGGCGCGGACGGTCCTCGCCGCTGCGGCGGTATCGTCGGAGACAGCGCTTTCCCGCAGGCGCATCCGCAGCAGGTTTGCGGCCGTGCGGAAGGTGTCGACGAGGTCAGCGCGATGGAGCGGATCGGCGGCTGGCAGCGCATCGACTATGCCATAGTAAAGTGCCATGCGGTCCACGCTGAGCGACAGGAACCGGTCGCGATCAGGGACGCGGCGGTTGCGCGCGATGTCGATAAGGTCTTGGCGCAGGCCGATTTCCAGCCTGCGCGCATGGAAGCGGTCGCGATCGAACCGGCA includes these proteins:
- a CDS encoding xanthine dehydrogenase family protein molybdopterin-binding subunit → MAAQPDTIGQAARVTRRGVLALATGGALVVALQLPLSGRSEAEGATLARNGFIRIARDGSVTLIIPQVEMGQGIYTALAMVLAEELDADWASVKVEHAPEDKALYANPLLQEQITGGSTSVRAFWMPLRKAGAGARACLVAAAAGKLGVTASSLRTEKGVVIHDASGRRLPYASLIDRAAGLSVPEDPVLKTRDTFSLIGKPLHRLDTPPKTDGKVIYGIDAMPPGVKFATLRISPVLGGRVVNVDRSGIKDIPGVRQVVVLDDVVAVVGDHMWAAKRGLDALDIRWDEGSNARVDTAMIWDRLRNASKRDGGVARNDGDVAKAFEDGDVFTAEYEMPFLAHTCMEPINCTVHMRPGEAEIWIGTQVMTRVRDTVAKVAGIPREKVHINQHLIGGGFGRKLEPDMAGYAARIGREVEGPVKVVWTREEDVRHDYFRPCYHDTLSARVQNGKITAWKHKVAGSAITARFAPVVFKDGVDVDGVESAHDMPYDIPNMRVEFVQEEPPGVHTGWWRGVGPNNNVYAIESFIEELARREKVDSIEFRRAHLGKAPRALAALDLAREKSGWGTMLPPGCGRGVAVQNSFGSFIATVVECEVDDYGEIKLRRVITCVDTGVVVNPNSVIAQMQGGLIYGLTAGLYGEITLKNGRVEQSNFHDYRALRIDQTPPIEVHIIPSAELPGGLGETGTTASVAALRNAIYDATGVPLRRMPAERALIAKEARP
- a CDS encoding (2Fe-2S)-binding protein, producing MIALTINGEARQADVPPDMPLLWVLRDVLGLTGTKYGCGIAQCGACTVHMDGRPVRSCVLPVGTVGSRAITTIEAIGEEPDGARVQKAWLDLEVIQCGYCQSGQIMAAAALLRDIPHPDDSDIDAALAGNICRCGTYVRIREAIKHAAAGV
- a CDS encoding efflux transporter outer membrane subunit, which encodes MKARHTALAVLGLAASCSSGPDYRPPATLTSPATAPSLLEAAAPEYLTAEPPAQWWRLYEAPELDGLVDKAMRRNTDLRAALASLEAAEAGLRAIEVERTVQTGLSASTTYGQASADQVGASSALDPGPVFAWGQSVSYDFDLFGRIKRGIEAGTADVEVAHAALDLTRVNVAASVTGAYAAVCAAGNQIAVTNRSITLARNIVSVTQRRFRGGIAGINDVVRAKALLAQTEASLPVYVARQRAGLYFLATLVGDPPEAFPVAVAQCAVPPAIRDPIPVGDGASLLARRPDVRQAERRLAASVARIGVATSALYPSITLGGQVGIVATRSSDIVRDRAFRWGLGPLVQWTFPNTRAARAGIAESNALARERLALFDGTVLTALRETETSLSALARQLDTERSLRDARQEAAVAARNTERLYRGGVGQFIDTLDAERTLIQADAALAEATARVSDLQVRLFLALGGGWQDAPPLSETSLGEVTGERR
- a CDS encoding efflux RND transporter periplasmic adaptor subunit, whose protein sequence is MTRVATDIGRVVLTLLFLGAAVIALIYLWRRYENDPWTRDGKIRADSVEVASDVSGLVTQILVHDNQFVKTGTVLFVVDKERFAAQLEQADAAVARAQATLANAAREQGRYIALGDLVSREERDQHVTAADVARAALRQAQADRRVARINFDRSDVRARVDGYVTGLTMRPGDYVTSGAARFALLDTSSYYVLGYFEENKLHRIHTGDRARIVLLGDTRPLYGHVVSMAAGITDREDTARAGTLPNVNPTFSWIRLAQRVPVRLVIDKVPKGMRLVAGRTASVIVLPTTHPTDKPAKKASLAPPAAPASGR
- a CDS encoding DUF1656 domain-containing protein, whose product is MNNELLIGGVLFSPIVAACVLALIGTTLLSMLLVRIGFYRLTWNRPLVEVSIFCILLAAAGWLPFVGIST